The window GATCACCGAAGGGATCGATGGCCTGATCCACGTGTCGGACATGAGCTGGACCAAGCGCGTCAAGCATCCCAGCGAGGTGCTCAAGAAGGGCGACCTGGTCAAGGCTCGCATCACCAATATCGACGTCAACAACCAGCGGGTGTCGCTCTCCATCAAGGAGTTCATGCCGAACGAGTGGGAGGACTTCGTGTCCAGCCACCACGTCGGCGACACGGTGGACGGCAAGGTCGTCAACGTCACCGACTTCGGCCTGTTCATCGACATCTACCAGGGCCTAGAGGGCCTGGCCCACGTCAGCGAGATCGACGTCGGTCCGACCCAGAAGCTGGAAGAGGACTACTCCGTCGGCGACTGGGTGCGCGCCCGCATTCTGCGCATCGAGGACGACGACAAGAAGGTGGGCCTGACCATGCGCGGTCTGCTGCAACCGACCTCGGAGGAGGTCGAGGAGCTGGAGAAGTCCGCTGGCAGCGAGGGCGGCGGCGAAATGTCGACCCGTCAGGCGGCTCGCGAGCACGTCGTGATCGAAGCTTCCCAGGGCGAAGAAGACGACGAAGACTCCGACTCGTCCGACGAAGAAGAGTAGAACCTAGAAACGGCGGCCTCTCCGCGGGGTCGCCGTTTCTTTTCCCGTTCGAGGGGGAACCGTGCCAGTACGAGACGGAATGACCAAGGCCGAGCTGGTGAACGAAGTGGCCAGTTCCACCCAGCTCACCAAGAAGCATGCCGAAATCATCGTCAATACGGTGTTCGACAGCATCGTACACTCGCTCAAAGAAGGCGAGAAGATCGAGCTGCGCGGATTCGGTTCTTTCCGCATCCGCAACCGCGGGCCGCGGATGGGCCGCAACCCGAAGACCGGCGAAAAGGTGCAGGTGCCGGCGAAGCGAATTCCGTACTTCAAGCCCGGCAAGGAGCTGCGCGAGCTCCTCAACGCGAAGTAGCGCCGAGTGAACAGCCTGGCGACGCCCTGGAGGTCACAGTACGTGGAGGGTCAAGCCGGGCCGCGAGGGTCCGGCCAGGCGGAGCAATCCGCCAAGAGTTGTTTCTTCTGCGACGCTTCTGCGAACCCCGACGACGATGATTCGCTGGTGGTCTTCGAAGGCGCGGACCACCTGGTATTGCTCAACCGATTTCCCTACGCCAGCGGGCACCTGATGGTCGCCCCCAAGAACCACCGAGCGCGGCCGGAGGACGATTCTCCGGCCACCCAGGCGGCCTTCTGGCCGCTGGTTCTGCGCTGCCGCGACATCCTGAACCGGGCCTACCAGCCGGACGGTTTCAATTTGGGCATGAACCTGGGGAGCGCTGCCGGCGCCGGCGTGCCGGACCACTATCACTTCCATATCGTGCCGCGCTGGCGCGGCGACACCAATTTCATGAGCAGCGTCGGCGAAGTGCGGGTGATCCCGGAGGACAGCTTCGCCGCCCGCGACCGCCTGCGACAACTCTTCTAGACCCACCTTCGAGGAACTTTGCGTTGAGCAAGAGCGAACCGGAGGTTTCCTCCGATCCCAAGCGATCTCTGATGCTGGCCCTGGCCGCCTGGGTGGTGCCCGGTCTCGGTCACTTTCTGCTCGGCCGCCGCCTGCGGGCGCTGGTCTTCTTCGCCCTGGTGGTTGCC is drawn from Acidobacteriota bacterium and contains these coding sequences:
- a CDS encoding HIT domain-containing protein; its protein translation is MNSLATPWRSQYVEGQAGPRGSGQAEQSAKSCFFCDASANPDDDDSLVVFEGADHLVLLNRFPYASGHLMVAPKNHRARPEDDSPATQAAFWPLVLRCRDILNRAYQPDGFNLGMNLGSAAGAGVPDHYHFHIVPRWRGDTNFMSSVGEVRVIPEDSFAARDRLRQLF
- a CDS encoding integration host factor subunit beta, encoding MTKAELVNEVASSTQLTKKHAEIIVNTVFDSIVHSLKEGEKIELRGFGSFRIRNRGPRMGRNPKTGEKVQVPAKRIPYFKPGKELRELLNAK